Below is a genomic region from Rouxiella chamberiensis.
GGGCTCTGCTAATCTGGCGAACAAAGGATTCGGCCGAGAACTCCAACTGGTAACGCTTGGCGTCACCTTCAATTGCCGGGTGGTTGAAGTCGATAGTCCAGTCTAAATGGAAACCGTTGTAAGGTTTCATTTCAGCCCACTTGTCGCCATCTTCAACGCGAACCGTTTCCTTGATGCGCACAAACTTTTTGGCGCTGTTCAGGAGTTCAATGCCTGCGTCCATCAACAGATAGACGAAAGGCGCGGCGCTGCCGTCCATAATCGGCACTTCTGGCGCATCGACTTCGATAATGATGTTATCGATGCCAAGGCCGGCGAGTGCCGCATTAAGGTGTTCAACCGTAGAAATACGCACGTCATGCTCATTGACCAGGCAGGTACAGAGCATGGTATCACGCACGGATTTTGCATCTGCCGGGAAATCTACCGGTGGATTCAAGTCAGTGCGACGATAGATGACCCCGGTATTAGCCGGTGCAGGTCGCAAGGTCAAGGTGACTTTCTTACCGGTATGTAAACCGACACCCGTCGCCTGAACGATACGTTTTAATGTACGTTGTTTGATCATCGTTTTTATCTCGCAATGTTATCCATCCAACCGACTTAAGGATACCTTAAGATCGGCGGGACAGTTTAGCACAAAGAGCGGAGATACCCAAATTCGGACTAATCGTCAAATCAGTCCGCCTGCTTGCGCAGGAACGCCGGGATATCCAGATAGTCTGGCTCTTTGCTGGATTGCGTGCTCGGCTCGTTGACCACTTTGGCAGCAGGCTTGGATTCCTGCGGCAGCGGCGACATGCCGTGCTGCTGGTAGCGATGGTCCATAACAGGCTGGCTGGCAGGCTTGTTGGTCACCAACGTGATTTCGGGACGCTTGTCCATGCCGATACCGGTTGCTACCACGGTAACACGCAGTTCGTCGTTCATTTCCGGGTCGAGTGAAGTACCAATCACCACGGTCGCGTTGTCGGATGCGAACGCACGGATGGTGTTACCCACGGTTTCGAACTCGTCAAGACGCAGGTCGAAGCCCGCCGTGATGTTGACCAGCACGCCGCGCGCGCCCGACAGGTCGATGTCTTCCAGCAACGGGCTGGAAATCGCCATTTCGGCCGCTTCTTCTGCACGGTCTTCACCGCACGCCACGCCGGAGCCCATCATCGCGTAGCCCATTTCGGACATCACGGTGCGCACGTCGGCGAAGTCGACGTTCATCAGACCCGGACGGGTAATCAGCTCGGCGATACCCTGCACCGCGCCTTTCAGTACGTCGTTTGCCGCACCGAACGCGTCGAGCAGAGAGATCCCGCGACCCAGCACTTTCAGCAGCTTGTCGTTCGGAATGGTGATCAGTGAGTCAACGTGCTTGGACAGCTCGGCGATACCCTGCTCCGCGAAAGCCATACGCTTCTTGCCTTCGAAATTAAAAGGCTTGGTCACGACGGCCACGGTCAGAATACCTAAATCTTTTGCGACTTCTGCGACAACAGGCGCTGCACCGGTACCGGTACCGCCACCCATACCTGCCGCGATGAACACCATGTCTGCGCCTTCGAGTGCAACTCGCAGGGCTTCACGGTCTTCTTCGGCAGAGTTGCGACCCACTTCAGGGTTCGCGCCAGCACCCAGACCTTTGGTAATACCGCTACCAATCTGGATAGTCTGGCCTACCGCCGTCTTACGCAACGCCTGGGCGTCGGTGTTAACGGCAAAGAATTCTACACCTTCGATGCGCTCACGCACCATGTGCTCGACGGCGTTACCACCACCGCCGCCGACGCCGATGACTTTAATCACCGCGTCGTTAGTCAGTTCCATAGGTTCAAACATAGTTTCTCTCCGTTTTGTGCCTGTCGCTTCGGGATCACCAATACACTCCACTATGATCCCGTTGTTGAAACATTAAAACTCTTTTCTCAGCCAACTATTGATTCTTTTGAACCAATTGCCCACTGAGGCGCGTTTTTCC
It encodes:
- the ftsZ gene encoding cell division protein FtsZ encodes the protein MFEPMELTNDAVIKVIGVGGGGGNAVEHMVRERIEGVEFFAVNTDAQALRKTAVGQTIQIGSGITKGLGAGANPEVGRNSAEEDREALRVALEGADMVFIAAGMGGGTGTGAAPVVAEVAKDLGILTVAVVTKPFNFEGKKRMAFAEQGIAELSKHVDSLITIPNDKLLKVLGRGISLLDAFGAANDVLKGAVQGIAELITRPGLMNVDFADVRTVMSEMGYAMMGSGVACGEDRAEEAAEMAISSPLLEDIDLSGARGVLVNITAGFDLRLDEFETVGNTIRAFASDNATVVIGTSLDPEMNDELRVTVVATGIGMDKRPEITLVTNKPASQPVMDHRYQQHGMSPLPQESKPAAKVVNEPSTQSSKEPDYLDIPAFLRKQAD
- the lpxC gene encoding UDP-3-O-acyl-N-acetylglucosamine deacetylase, with amino-acid sequence MIKQRTLKRIVQATGVGLHTGKKVTLTLRPAPANTGVIYRRTDLNPPVDFPADAKSVRDTMLCTCLVNEHDVRISTVEHLNAALAGLGIDNIIIEVDAPEVPIMDGSAAPFVYLLMDAGIELLNSAKKFVRIKETVRVEDGDKWAEMKPYNGFHLDWTIDFNHPAIEGDAKRYQLEFSAESFVRQISRARTFGFVRDIEYLQSRGLCLGGSFDCAIVVDDYRVLNEDGLRFEDEFVRHKMLDGIGDLFMCGYNIIGAVSTFKSGHALNNKLLQAVLAKQEAWEFVTFQDEAEVPLAFKAPSTVFA